The following coding sequences are from one Acidobacteriota bacterium window:
- a CDS encoding translocation/assembly module TamB domain-containing protein, which yields MVDEETRELRESRKRKGCRRLFIFLGIVTLILIIAGIVGYRYTGSEGFADYVRRKIELTLEAKLDRDVSIGVVTISRGRNSIVLEDVRISNVEGTLEPYFAIIPRVVIEGGIESFRTRTIRVGTVTVERPTVWIEIFPEEFELTHNIPSWKRAEPRGFQISRVELDQILLEGGRLDFLDRRRDMHFDVRGVASTVTADVDEGLYEGTVTSGPSTFEFPNLEPFHLALVSGFSYADQRLEIRDGSARGRGLSVGFDGAFDPIREVVYSFDLAGQLELDRVREIVAIEKELHGGVDFEGTLEGRSGDFELVTRVSSAGLVADTYDLASLEGTLSVTPEGARFDIEQAGYGGGTVEGQYELTQLSDPLPMNIDLRFRDVSIEKLFADWNVENTGLRGRATGTFAHAWNGTDFLGGEGSGSATLAAGARAFGNAPYPIAVSGGTEFTIRQGVLGLRNARFQTPESVIRTTGTIGLDGLVADLDYTIESDDFAELDRLAVNFSRSLGTGEAELLGLGGTGSIRGTVDGAIAEALVTARIEASGARYNDAPLGRASIDLVWNGARDLLRFERSRFVRNDGTLAMSGTIGFPEGGAPRFDLAIDAAGWDVAEALDLVDLDLDVAGIGTGRLLVVGTPESGTVTMDELTIREDSSRLVLGGTVQWLPGEGNLAFDLDIAAETFPVSRLVAFLDLGDIPVDGLLTGTLHIEGPKEELEGAGSVTIRQALIAGEPVEQVTADLVFDSGTLNVEHLELRSAAGTIIGQASYSFDGDRISWTIQPTVIDLSEIEALADFRDVISGKLRIQSTGAGTAEQPEIVVDAVLEEGSIGGVPIPAGVEPPSLYLAIRGGELVVRGTAFDAVAIEGSGFVGTGGELSGDVTLAVTDLQQVLRILAPASEVPVSGAFTADLALGGSLGDGLDSVVIDGAFTTFAVNISGEDVVTTRPLTFQIAGGDLLLNEVELRTAETNFYVDGRIPLSTNEPMNLTLRGSIDAALAQLFVPDSRISGNLVVRADIGGAILSPRISGTVEVQNGSLRLETFPQTISDIFGTILFRGNRIELDAMRATLGGGQIIAGGFVTHENFRPGRIRLTAQGDAVTIRYYEGLTVEGDFDLVLSGDDERMVLQGSLDVTEGQYYKDVELATTIVEKLLSRQAVVPRVSASWQDNIALEVDVNAPGTLSVANNIANVTASADLTLTGTLGNPVLLGRVVLDEGGEITFRDIDYTVVQGTITFQNPFRNDPYFDISAEGLMRARGQALGDVEEYELTINLTGTLDQITPSISSEPPLGDLTLLTLLAGDVGSGSAGGFGSQTFTAAGTSLLLSTVGEAIGSRILPFADALRVESVGENGSFAPTVTFEKQIADDLYAIIIYDTSSAENIQIIQWEASRNWVIQFTRDSEDDNRYVITAVDGRFRRRYPGHW from the coding sequence ATGGTGGACGAGGAAACCAGAGAGCTGAGGGAATCGAGGAAACGAAAAGGCTGCAGGCGCCTCTTCATCTTTCTCGGCATCGTCACGCTCATCCTGATCATCGCTGGAATCGTCGGCTATCGGTATACCGGGTCGGAAGGATTCGCCGATTACGTTCGCCGGAAAATCGAGCTGACCCTCGAGGCGAAGCTCGATCGCGATGTTTCGATCGGCGTCGTCACGATTTCCCGTGGCCGCAACTCGATCGTCCTCGAAGATGTCCGGATCTCGAACGTCGAAGGGACGCTCGAGCCGTACTTCGCCATCATTCCCAGAGTCGTCATCGAAGGAGGCATCGAATCGTTCCGGACGCGGACGATTCGAGTCGGTACCGTCACAGTCGAACGACCCACGGTCTGGATCGAGATCTTTCCCGAAGAGTTCGAACTGACGCACAACATCCCGTCGTGGAAACGGGCCGAGCCGAGAGGCTTCCAGATATCCCGCGTAGAGCTCGATCAGATTCTGCTGGAGGGGGGACGCCTCGACTTTCTCGATCGGCGCCGGGACATGCATTTCGATGTTCGCGGCGTCGCATCGACCGTGACGGCCGACGTTGACGAAGGACTTTACGAGGGAACGGTCACCTCCGGCCCCTCGACCTTCGAATTCCCGAATCTCGAGCCTTTTCACCTCGCACTCGTCTCCGGGTTCTCGTATGCAGATCAGCGACTCGAGATCCGTGACGGAAGTGCGCGCGGCCGCGGCCTTTCGGTCGGGTTCGATGGCGCGTTCGATCCGATCAGGGAGGTAGTGTATTCATTCGACCTGGCCGGACAGCTCGAGCTCGATCGCGTCCGCGAGATCGTGGCGATCGAGAAGGAGCTTCATGGAGGGGTCGATTTCGAGGGAACCCTCGAAGGGAGGTCGGGCGATTTCGAGCTGGTCACGCGCGTCAGCTCCGCCGGGCTGGTCGCCGATACCTACGATCTTGCATCTCTCGAAGGCACACTCTCGGTGACACCGGAAGGAGCTCGATTCGATATCGAACAGGCCGGCTACGGCGGAGGAACCGTCGAAGGGCAATACGAGCTGACACAACTGTCGGATCCGCTCCCGATGAACATCGATCTTCGATTCCGCGATGTCTCGATCGAAAAGCTTTTCGCGGACTGGAACGTCGAGAACACAGGACTTCGCGGACGGGCCACGGGCACGTTCGCGCATGCCTGGAATGGCACCGATTTCCTCGGTGGTGAGGGATCCGGATCGGCGACGCTCGCCGCCGGGGCACGCGCTTTCGGGAACGCTCCGTATCCGATCGCGGTGAGCGGCGGAACGGAGTTCACGATTCGACAGGGAGTGCTCGGGCTCCGGAACGCGAGATTTCAGACGCCCGAGTCGGTGATTCGGACAACCGGAACGATCGGACTCGACGGCCTTGTCGCGGATCTCGATTACACGATCGAGAGCGACGATTTCGCGGAGCTCGACCGCCTCGCCGTCAACTTCTCCCGCTCTCTCGGAACGGGCGAGGCCGAGCTTCTCGGGCTGGGAGGTACCGGATCGATTCGCGGGACTGTCGACGGGGCGATTGCCGAAGCCCTGGTGACCGCCCGAATCGAAGCTTCGGGAGCGCGGTACAACGACGCTCCGCTCGGGAGGGCATCGATCGATCTCGTCTGGAACGGAGCCCGGGATCTGCTCAGATTCGAGCGATCCCGATTCGTGCGAAACGATGGAACGCTGGCCATGAGCGGGACGATCGGGTTCCCCGAAGGTGGAGCGCCGCGGTTCGATCTCGCGATCGACGCTGCCGGATGGGACGTGGCGGAAGCACTCGACCTGGTCGACCTCGACCTCGACGTGGCGGGTATCGGGACCGGCCGGCTGCTCGTCGTGGGAACTCCCGAGTCGGGGACGGTCACCATGGACGAGCTGACGATCCGGGAGGATTCGTCGAGGCTCGTCCTGGGCGGAACGGTCCAATGGCTTCCGGGTGAGGGGAATCTCGCATTCGATCTCGACATCGCGGCAGAGACCTTCCCGGTTTCCAGGCTGGTCGCTTTTCTCGACCTCGGTGACATTCCCGTCGACGGACTGCTCACCGGCACTCTTCACATCGAAGGTCCGAAGGAAGAGCTCGAGGGCGCCGGGTCGGTGACGATTCGCCAGGCCCTGATCGCCGGTGAGCCGGTCGAGCAGGTGACCGCCGATCTCGTCTTCGATTCCGGCACTCTGAATGTCGAGCATCTGGAGTTGCGGTCCGCGGCGGGAACGATCATCGGCCAGGCGAGCTACAGCTTCGACGGAGACCGGATCTCATGGACGATCCAGCCGACCGTGATCGATCTCTCGGAGATCGAGGCCCTGGCCGATTTTCGCGATGTAATCAGCGGGAAACTTCGAATCCAGTCGACCGGCGCCGGAACGGCGGAGCAGCCGGAGATCGTGGTCGACGCCGTGCTTGAGGAGGGAAGTATCGGCGGAGTCCCGATTCCTGCCGGTGTCGAGCCTCCCTCGCTCTATCTGGCGATTCGGGGAGGAGAGCTGGTCGTTCGAGGGACTGCCTTCGACGCCGTCGCCATCGAGGGGAGTGGCTTCGTCGGGACGGGGGGCGAGCTGAGCGGCGACGTCACGCTCGCGGTCACCGATCTTCAGCAGGTTCTCCGGATTCTCGCGCCCGCGAGCGAAGTCCCCGTCTCCGGTGCGTTCACGGCCGACCTCGCTCTTGGGGGATCTCTCGGCGACGGCCTCGATTCGGTCGTCATCGACGGCGCCTTTACCACCTTTGCGGTGAATATCTCGGGCGAGGACGTCGTCACCACCCGGCCGCTGACGTTCCAGATCGCCGGCGGCGATCTTCTGTTGAACGAGGTCGAGCTCCGGACGGCCGAGACGAACTTCTATGTGGATGGGCGGATCCCGCTTTCTACGAATGAGCCGATGAATCTGACTCTCCGCGGCTCGATCGATGCAGCGCTCGCACAGCTTTTCGTGCCCGACTCGAGAATCTCGGGAAATCTGGTGGTCCGAGCCGATATCGGAGGAGCCATCCTCTCGCCGCGGATCAGCGGAACGGTCGAAGTTCAGAATGGATCGCTCCGTCTCGAGACGTTCCCCCAGACCATCAGCGACATCTTCGGTACGATTCTCTTCCGGGGAAACCGGATCGAGCTCGACGCGATGAGAGCGACCCTCGGTGGAGGCCAGATCATCGCCGGCGGATTCGTCACGCACGAGAACTTCCGCCCCGGCCGGATCCGGCTCACGGCGCAGGGAGACGCTGTCACGATTCGATATTACGAAGGATTGACTGTCGAAGGTGATTTCGATCTGGTGCTTTCGGGAGATGACGAGAGGATGGTTCTTCAGGGAAGCCTGGACGTGACCGAGGGTCAGTACTACAAGGATGTCGAGCTGGCGACGACGATCGTCGAGAAACTTCTCAGCCGTCAGGCGGTCGTACCCAGAGTGTCGGCCTCCTGGCAGGACAACATCGCGCTCGAAGTCGATGTGAATGCGCCGGGAACGCTTTCGGTCGCCAATAACATTGCGAACGTTACGGCGAGCGCCGATCTCACCCTGACCGGAACGCTGGGGAATCCGGTCCTGCTCGGAAGGGTGGTCCTCGATGAGGGCGGCGAGATCACGTTCAGGGACATCGACTATACGGTGGTGCAGGGGACGATCACATTCCAGAATCCCTTCCGCAATGATCCGTACTTCGACATCTCGGCCGAGGGTCTGATGAGAGCACGAGGCCAGGCGCTCGGAGACGTCGAGGAGTACGAGCTCACGATCAACCTGACGGGAACGCTCGATCAGATCACCCCCAGCATTTCGAGCGAGCCCCCGCTCGGCGATCTGACTCTGCTGACCCTGCTCGCCGGAGACGTCGGCAGCGGTTCGGCCGGCGGTTTCGGTTCGCAGACGTTTACCGCCGCGGGAACTTCTCTGCTCCTTTCGACGGTCGGCGAAGCGATCGGCTCCCGCATTCTCCCCTTTGCCGATGCGCTGCGCGTGGAGTCGGTCGGGGAGAACGGCTCGTTCGCTCCGACCGTTACTTTCGAAAAGCAGATCGCGGACGATCTTTACGCAATCATCATTTACGACACGTCGAGTGCCGAGAACATCCAGATCATCCAGTGGGAAGCATCGAGGAACTGGGTCATCCAGTTCACTCGCGATTCCGAGGATGACAATCGCTATGTGATCACGGCGGTCGATGGGCGCTTCCGCCGCAGATACCCGGGGCATTGGTGA
- a CDS encoding DUF4147 domain-containing protein: protein MSDLSEDLRQIYLKTLYRSTPALLIQECLAREEVKRSLEEPVSLVALGKSASGLMKGAAASIQIAEAFAVLPERYRQDAFPPFTEVVYGTHPEISDASFEAGEKLISFVEKLKYSALVLVSGGSSACLAKPLEPWFTREDLVKANRLLIRSGLPIERMNIVRKHLSAIKGGRLGEMLPSGTVTLVLSDVSRGCWPVVGSGPTFPDESTNHEAAEILADLGDAWAMELAMRLKDRDVPDTPGTLRDRHHFLLGDNGTLVENATVQIEMMGYEPVAIPQELDADVGEITERLWSEFQNLEKGQILAGGGEPTVEVTGQGRGGRCSEIAVRLGKRARDEGRRDLLALVASSDGVDGDTDASGYLLEPSRYFDRAIDDRIYDRALENSNSWSIVDSFAIPMEARPTGNNLRDIFFVARG from the coding sequence ATGAGTGACCTCAGCGAAGATCTTCGACAGATATATCTGAAGACCCTCTACAGGTCGACGCCGGCCCTCCTGATCCAGGAGTGTCTGGCACGGGAGGAAGTCAAGAGGTCGCTCGAAGAGCCGGTATCGCTGGTCGCGCTCGGCAAGAGCGCGTCGGGGCTGATGAAGGGGGCTGCCGCGTCGATCCAGATCGCCGAGGCGTTCGCGGTGTTGCCGGAACGCTATCGCCAGGATGCGTTTCCGCCGTTCACCGAGGTCGTTTACGGGACACACCCCGAGATCTCGGACGCGAGCTTCGAGGCGGGAGAGAAGCTGATCTCTTTCGTCGAAAAACTGAAGTATTCTGCCCTCGTTCTGGTCTCCGGGGGATCGTCCGCATGTCTGGCCAAGCCGCTCGAACCGTGGTTTACGCGTGAGGATCTGGTAAAGGCGAACCGCCTTCTGATTCGATCCGGCCTTCCGATCGAACGGATGAATATAGTTCGGAAACACCTTTCGGCGATCAAAGGAGGGAGGCTCGGGGAGATGTTGCCCAGCGGAACGGTGACGCTGGTTCTTTCCGACGTTTCGAGGGGCTGCTGGCCGGTCGTAGGTTCCGGTCCGACCTTCCCCGACGAGTCGACGAATCACGAGGCCGCGGAGATTCTGGCCGATCTCGGCGACGCCTGGGCGATGGAGCTCGCAATGAGACTGAAGGATCGTGACGTCCCGGATACGCCCGGCACTCTCCGGGACCGGCACCACTTTCTTCTGGGCGACAACGGAACGCTGGTCGAGAACGCGACGGTACAGATCGAAATGATGGGTTATGAGCCTGTGGCGATTCCTCAGGAGCTCGATGCGGACGTCGGGGAGATCACCGAGAGACTCTGGAGCGAATTCCAGAATCTCGAAAAGGGGCAGATTCTGGCCGGCGGGGGGGAGCCGACGGTCGAAGTCACCGGCCAAGGAAGAGGCGGGCGATGCAGCGAGATCGCAGTCCGGCTGGGAAAGCGCGCGAGGGACGAGGGCCGGAGGGACCTTCTCGCACTCGTTGCCAGCTCGGACGGAGTGGATGGCGACACCGACGCTTCCGGTTACCTCCTTGAGCCGTCGCGATACTTCGACAGAGCGATCGACGACCGGATCTATGACCGCGCGCTCGAAAATTCGAACAGCTGGAGTATCGTCGACAGCTTCGCGATTCCGATGGAGGCGAGACCGACGGGGAACAATCTCCGCGACATCTTTTTTGTCGCGCGCGGTTGA
- a CDS encoding class II fructose-bisphosphate aldolase gives MIFREMSELEVALETATVRATDGNVEVGDARVVREELIDNLVWTAVFGDVDEVRQAARERIHDIAWATGAIPSSIQALYAARGRGEIEERFTVPAFNLRILTYETARAVFRTALELEAGAFIFEIARSEIGYTEQRPAEYAACILGAAVREGWKGPVFIQGDHFQASAKKWFSDARESEIEAISGLIREAINAEFYNIDIDTSTLVQLEHESVDRQQKENYEGTARFARLIRETEPEDVVISIGGEIGEVGAHNTKPEEFRAYIDGFRRTFGEGTGISKVSIQTGTSHGGVPLPDGSVAEVSIDFDRITEISRIAREEYQISGAVQHGASTLPEDVFDQFPKADTVEIHLATGFQNVVYDHERFPETLTAEIVEWLGENAKGDRKDGQTEEQFIYKARKRALGPFKKKIWSMPSAVREAIMADLEEKFELLMTRLGVDDTRKLVDRYVPTATRKKPAQRAASSADAMAFVVEGEGE, from the coding sequence ATGATTTTTCGAGAGATGAGTGAGCTGGAGGTGGCGCTCGAAACCGCCACCGTGAGAGCGACTGACGGAAATGTCGAGGTCGGGGATGCCAGAGTCGTCCGGGAGGAGTTGATCGACAATCTCGTCTGGACGGCCGTATTCGGAGACGTCGACGAGGTTCGACAGGCTGCCCGGGAGCGGATCCACGACATCGCCTGGGCCACCGGTGCGATTCCGTCGTCGATCCAGGCTCTGTATGCAGCCAGAGGTCGAGGCGAGATCGAGGAGAGGTTCACGGTTCCCGCATTCAATCTGAGAATTCTGACTTACGAGACTGCTCGAGCGGTCTTCAGAACGGCGTTGGAGCTCGAGGCTGGCGCCTTCATCTTCGAGATCGCCCGGTCCGAGATCGGCTATACCGAGCAACGACCGGCCGAGTATGCCGCCTGCATTCTCGGTGCAGCGGTCCGGGAGGGGTGGAAGGGCCCGGTCTTCATTCAGGGAGATCATTTCCAGGCCAGCGCGAAGAAATGGTTCAGCGATGCGAGGGAATCCGAGATCGAAGCGATCAGCGGACTGATCCGGGAAGCGATCAACGCCGAGTTCTACAACATCGACATCGACACTTCCACTCTCGTTCAGCTCGAGCATGAATCGGTCGACCGGCAGCAGAAGGAAAATTACGAGGGAACCGCCCGGTTCGCGCGCCTGATCCGGGAGACCGAACCGGAGGACGTCGTCATTTCCATCGGCGGCGAGATCGGCGAGGTCGGCGCGCACAACACCAAGCCGGAAGAGTTTCGCGCCTACATCGATGGATTCCGGCGGACCTTCGGCGAGGGCACCGGAATCAGCAAGGTCTCCATCCAGACCGGGACGTCTCATGGAGGGGTTCCTCTGCCGGACGGATCGGTCGCCGAAGTGAGCATTGATTTCGACCGGATTACCGAGATTTCCCGAATCGCCCGCGAGGAGTATCAGATCTCGGGCGCGGTGCAGCATGGTGCCTCGACCCTCCCCGAGGACGTCTTCGACCAGTTCCCGAAGGCCGATACGGTCGAGATCCATCTCGCGACCGGCTTTCAGAACGTCGTTTACGATCACGAGCGCTTTCCCGAGACTCTGACGGCCGAGATCGTCGAGTGGCTCGGGGAGAATGCGAAAGGCGACCGGAAGGACGGCCAGACCGAAGAGCAATTCATCTACAAGGCTCGCAAGCGTGCGCTGGGTCCCTTCAAGAAGAAAATCTGGAGCATGCCGTCCGCGGTGCGCGAAGCGATCATGGCGGACCTGGAGGAGAAGTTCGAACTTCTCATGACCCGGCTGGGTGTGGATGACACCAGGAAGCTCGTCGATCGCTATGTTCCGACGGCGACGCGGAAGAAGCCCGCGCAGCGGGCGGCGAGCTCGGCGGATGCGATGGCCTTTGTCGTTGAAGGCGAGGGAGAGTAG
- the mazG gene encoding nucleoside triphosphate pyrophosphohydrolase — protein MKEEKIGSDSEEAAARKRPSFEDLVSLMQRLRGPGGCPWDREQTFESLRRFVIEEAYEVVDAIDGGERAELADELGDHLLQVVFLAQLGAEEGTFTIDDAIAAIHDKLVRRHPHVFGDVEAPDADAVLRNWEQMKKDEKKNAGKVFFSGIPSGLPALMKAQRVGEKASRIGFDWSSSEGVVGKIREELSEMEAAMAGDGDPRHELGDLLFAVVNLARRLGFDAENALQDATGRFMRRFEHIERSADASARALESYSLDELEALWTEAKNLER, from the coding sequence ATGAAAGAGGAGAAGATCGGGTCGGATTCCGAGGAAGCTGCCGCCAGGAAGAGGCCTTCATTCGAGGATCTCGTGTCGCTGATGCAACGGCTTCGAGGCCCGGGCGGCTGCCCGTGGGATCGCGAGCAGACGTTCGAATCCCTCAGACGATTCGTCATCGAGGAAGCCTACGAAGTGGTCGACGCGATTGATGGCGGCGAACGCGCCGAGCTCGCCGATGAGCTGGGCGATCACCTTCTTCAGGTCGTGTTTCTCGCGCAGCTCGGCGCCGAGGAGGGGACCTTCACGATCGACGACGCGATCGCCGCGATCCACGACAAGCTCGTTCGCCGCCACCCGCATGTGTTCGGCGATGTAGAGGCTCCCGATGCCGACGCCGTCCTTCGCAACTGGGAGCAGATGAAGAAGGACGAGAAAAAAAACGCCGGTAAAGTCTTCTTTTCGGGGATACCCTCCGGGCTTCCGGCGCTGATGAAAGCGCAGCGAGTCGGAGAGAAAGCTTCGCGCATCGGATTCGACTGGAGCTCTTCGGAAGGGGTGGTCGGAAAGATTCGTGAAGAGCTTTCCGAGATGGAAGCGGCGATGGCGGGCGATGGAGATCCCCGGCACGAGCTGGGTGATCTTCTTTTCGCCGTCGTGAATCTCGCCCGACGGCTCGGCTTCGACGCCGAAAATGCCCTTCAGGATGCAACGGGCCGGTTCATGCGCCGGTTCGAGCATATCGAGCGCTCGGCGGACGCTTCTGCGCGGGCACTGGAGAGCTATTCTCTCGACGAGCTCGAGGCGCTCTGGACCGAGGCGAAGAACCTCGAGCGGTGA
- a CDS encoding sodium-dependent transporter → MYDNLRREGGGMNLTAHTEGWTTRIGVILAVAGSAVGLGNFLRFPGQAAANGGGAFMIPYFCALLLVGIPIGWAEWTMGRYGGQKGLHSAPAILGLFGGRIGRYFGIIGVLIPLAVSFYYTFIEAWCLGYFWQFATGGMGIDPSAPVETQTAVASNFYNAFTGTDANGLLFGGSYATFVFWGLTFALNIYFIFRGLSKGIELFCRIALPMMAIMAAIVLIRVLTLGTPDPALPDQNVINGLGYMWNPDFSALFNGQTWLAAAGQIFFSISVGFGIILNYASYLKKNDDVVLSGLSSTATNEVFEVSFGGLITLTSSFIFLGLSGTIAAVSTGSFGLGFVTLPVVFAHMGAFGNLIGAIWFFMLFLAAITSSLSMYQPAVAFFQESLGITRNRATLLMVSICLVGSFMTIWFSKGSVFWSTIDNWVGTFLIFVLAMIQIICFSWIFGVDKGIRSAHEGAEMRIPRIYAFIMKYVTPVYLIIVFLAFTWGSLGGWIRAVTEQPAAQMAFGLIIGVTIILLICLRIGEKRWYAAGLDIDDRQRRIEGGIS, encoded by the coding sequence TTGTACGACAATCTCCGCCGCGAAGGGGGCGGAATGAACCTGACGGCGCACACCGAAGGCTGGACGACGAGAATCGGAGTAATCCTCGCTGTGGCGGGATCGGCGGTCGGTCTCGGGAACTTTCTGAGGTTTCCAGGGCAGGCGGCCGCCAACGGCGGTGGCGCGTTCATGATTCCGTACTTCTGCGCGCTTCTTCTCGTCGGGATTCCGATCGGCTGGGCGGAATGGACAATGGGCCGTTACGGCGGCCAGAAGGGACTCCACTCGGCTCCCGCGATTCTCGGGTTGTTCGGAGGTCGGATCGGACGCTATTTCGGCATCATCGGCGTGCTGATTCCCCTCGCAGTCTCCTTCTATTACACCTTCATCGAGGCCTGGTGTCTCGGATACTTCTGGCAGTTCGCGACGGGTGGGATGGGGATCGATCCGTCGGCTCCGGTCGAAACTCAGACCGCGGTCGCATCGAACTTCTACAACGCGTTCACGGGGACCGACGCCAACGGGCTGCTCTTCGGAGGAAGCTACGCGACCTTCGTCTTCTGGGGACTCACGTTCGCCCTCAACATCTATTTCATTTTCAGAGGGCTTTCGAAGGGAATCGAGCTCTTCTGCCGGATCGCGCTTCCGATGATGGCGATCATGGCGGCGATCGTCCTGATACGCGTTCTGACGCTCGGAACTCCGGATCCGGCTCTGCCCGATCAGAACGTCATCAACGGGCTCGGCTACATGTGGAATCCCGACTTCAGCGCTCTGTTCAACGGGCAGACGTGGCTCGCGGCGGCAGGGCAGATTTTCTTCAGTATTTCAGTCGGGTTCGGAATCATTCTCAACTACGCGTCCTATCTGAAGAAGAACGACGACGTGGTTCTGTCGGGTCTCAGCTCCACGGCGACGAATGAAGTATTCGAGGTCAGCTTCGGCGGTTTGATCACCCTCACTTCATCGTTCATCTTCCTGGGTCTCAGCGGGACGATTGCAGCGGTGTCGACGGGAAGCTTCGGACTCGGATTCGTCACTCTTCCCGTGGTTTTCGCGCACATGGGAGCGTTCGGTAATCTGATCGGCGCGATCTGGTTCTTCATGCTGTTTCTGGCGGCAATCACGAGCTCATTGTCGATGTATCAGCCGGCGGTGGCGTTCTTCCAGGAGTCGCTGGGGATCACACGGAACCGCGCGACTCTTCTGATGGTCAGCATCTGTCTGGTCGGCTCCTTCATGACGATCTGGTTCAGCAAGGGAAGCGTTTTCTGGTCGACGATCGACAACTGGGTCGGGACCTTCCTCATTTTCGTTCTGGCCATGATCCAGATCATCTGCTTCAGCTGGATCTTCGGAGTCGACAAGGGGATCAGGAGTGCTCACGAAGGCGCAGAGATGCGGATACCGAGGATTTATGCATTCATCATGAAGTACGTGACGCCGGTCTATCTGATCATCGTCTTCCTCGCCTTCACGTGGGGGAGTCTCGGCGGTTGGATACGAGCCGTAACCGAACAGCCAGCTGCTCAGATGGCGTTCGGTCTCATCATCGGGGTGACGATCATTCTGTTGATCTGCCTGCGAATCGGAGAGAAGCGCTGGTACGCAGCAGGGCTGGACATCGATGACAGGCAGCGCCGGATTGAAGGAGGAATCTCATGA
- the aroC gene encoding chorismate synthase, with the protein MKGLEFTTGGESHGPSLSIIVRGIPAGLRLDLDRMNGEMTRRQHGYGRGGRMKIEQDRIEVTAGVRGGETLGSPIAMTVRNRDWENWKAAMDPWAVDEKEAENRRLVSPRPGHADLAGGQKYNRRDLRDVLERASARETAARVAAGAVAKELLYELGVKVSSATLSVGRVGDPNRPVTAKDMSEVDHESPLRAIDRTVEGAMVEEVDRAKLDGNTLGGVVAVVAEGLPVGLGSYVHWDEKLDGRLAQAVMSVHAVKAVSIGDGVTAAGLFGSEVHDPIVHQKSKGFSRPTNRAGGLEGGVTNGKEVVIRGYMKPISTLRRGLASVNLDTREPHRSQWERSDVTAIAACGVVCEAMVALVLASVMREKFGGDSMVEMKRNFEGYRGQLRGW; encoded by the coding sequence ATGAAGGGCCTCGAGTTCACCACCGGGGGGGAGTCTCACGGTCCGTCGCTGTCGATCATCGTCCGAGGGATTCCTGCCGGACTCCGGCTCGACCTCGATCGGATGAATGGAGAAATGACCCGGAGGCAGCACGGCTATGGCCGCGGCGGGCGGATGAAGATCGAGCAGGACCGGATCGAGGTGACCGCCGGGGTCAGAGGAGGCGAAACGCTCGGGAGCCCGATCGCGATGACGGTGAGGAATCGGGACTGGGAGAACTGGAAGGCCGCCATGGACCCATGGGCGGTCGACGAGAAGGAGGCTGAAAACCGGAGGCTCGTCTCCCCTCGTCCGGGACACGCGGATCTGGCCGGAGGTCAGAAGTACAATCGAAGAGATCTGCGCGACGTGCTCGAGCGTGCCTCGGCACGCGAGACCGCGGCGCGCGTCGCGGCGGGAGCCGTGGCGAAGGAGCTCCTCTACGAGCTGGGCGTCAAGGTTTCCTCAGCGACGCTCAGCGTCGGTCGTGTCGGCGATCCGAACCGGCCGGTCACCGCCAAAGACATGAGTGAGGTCGATCACGAAAGTCCTCTCCGCGCAATCGACCGAACGGTCGAAGGAGCGATGGTCGAAGAGGTCGACCGCGCAAAGCTCGATGGAAATACACTGGGGGGAGTCGTCGCGGTCGTCGCCGAGGGGCTGCCGGTGGGGCTGGGCTCGTACGTTCACTGGGACGAAAAGCTCGACGGCCGGCTCGCGCAGGCAGTCATGTCGGTGCACGCGGTCAAGGCAGTCTCGATCGGCGATGGTGTCACGGCCGCCGGATTGTTCGGCTCGGAGGTCCACGACCCGATCGTCCACCAGAAATCGAAGGGCTTTTCGCGGCCAACCAATCGGGCGGGAGGTCTCGAGGGAGGGGTCACCAACGGGAAGGAAGTGGTGATTCGGGGCTACATGAAGCCGATCTCGACTCTCCGCCGCGGCCTCGCATCGGTCAACCTCGATACGCGGGAGCCACACCGCTCCCAGTGGGAGCGAAGCGACGTCACCGCGATTGCCGCCTGCGGGGTCGTCTGCGAGGCGATGGTAGCGCTCGTGCTGGCCTCGGTGATGCGCGAGAAGTTCGGGGGGGACTCGATGGTGGAGATGAAACGCAATTTCGAGGGCTACCGCGGCCAGCTGCGAGGCTGGTGA